From a region of the Teredinibacter turnerae genome:
- a CDS encoding NfeD family protein, giving the protein MNLSVLSGPWFWVALGLALLALELLGAGGFLLAIGVASLIVAMITFFVSMGWVVEFAVFGVLSVICTFVYWRYLKPNSSESEDPLLNNRVARLVGSRAVLIVPVVAGQGRVQIHDALWTVECDEPLPQGALVEITGYHGSTLKARPVA; this is encoded by the coding sequence ATGAATTTGAGCGTACTTTCTGGGCCCTGGTTCTGGGTCGCTTTGGGGCTGGCGCTGCTGGCTCTGGAGCTGCTGGGTGCCGGCGGCTTTTTGTTGGCTATTGGCGTGGCGTCGCTGATTGTTGCGATGATCACTTTTTTTGTGTCCATGGGCTGGGTCGTGGAATTCGCCGTGTTCGGTGTGCTTTCTGTGATCTGCACTTTCGTTTACTGGCGGTATTTAAAGCCCAACAGTTCGGAATCGGAAGATCCACTGCTGAATAACCGCGTTGCCAGGCTGGTGGGTAGCCGTGCTGTCTTAATCGTGCCGGTAGTGGCTGGCCAGGGCCGAGTACAAATTCACGATGCCTTATGGACAGTTGAATGTGATGAACCTTTACCCCAAGGCGCACTTGTGGAAATTACCGGGTATCACGGTTCAACGTTGAAAGCTCGGCCGGTTGCCTAG